The following proteins are encoded in a genomic region of Pseudodesulfovibrio mercurii:
- a CDS encoding zinc dependent phospholipase C family protein gives MKLALILACLFVALMPDQALAWGPGVHLALGNAVLANLGCLPPLLGALLAHHRDAFLYGALSADIFIGKGTRIKPGHSHNWVTGFKLLRSAPTPRVTAYAYGYLTHLAADVVAHNYFVPNALAAIKSGSNLSHVYVEAQADRRFRTEQETALNLLRMPNRAQDDSLLLAMDRRRLPFLVKKQLLKGSLSVTGRKSWTGSLRLAERLLHSARVNRQLDDMFSLSENLVFDFLNGPDRSPAVAFDPIGSGNLRRVRDLRLQRRTAGPFLPDESLLSIPRPAVDRNNALARVGG, from the coding sequence ATGAAGCTTGCCCTGATCCTCGCCTGCCTTTTCGTGGCCCTCATGCCCGACCAGGCCCTTGCCTGGGGTCCCGGCGTGCACCTGGCCCTCGGCAACGCCGTGCTGGCCAACTTGGGCTGCCTGCCGCCGCTCCTGGGCGCGCTCCTCGCGCACCACCGCGACGCCTTTCTCTACGGCGCCCTGTCCGCCGACATCTTCATCGGCAAGGGCACCCGGATCAAGCCCGGCCACAGCCACAACTGGGTGACCGGCTTCAAGCTCCTCCGCTCCGCCCCGACCCCGCGCGTCACGGCCTACGCCTACGGCTACCTGACCCACCTGGCCGCCGACGTGGTCGCCCACAACTATTTCGTGCCCAACGCCCTGGCCGCCATCAAGTCCGGCTCCAACCTGTCCCACGTCTACGTGGAGGCCCAGGCCGACCGCCGCTTCCGGACCGAGCAGGAGACCGCGCTCAACCTGCTGCGCATGCCCAACCGCGCCCAGGACGACAGCCTGCTCCTGGCCATGGACCGCCGCCGCCTGCCCTTCCTGGTCAAGAAGCAGCTGCTCAAGGGCAGCCTGTCCGTGACCGGCCGCAAGTCCTGGACCGGCTCCCTGCGCCTGGCCGAACGGCTGCTTCACTCCGCACGGGTCAACCGCCAGCTCGACGACATGTTCTCCCTGTCCGAAAACCTGGTCTTCGATTTTCTCAACGGACCGGATCGCTCCCCGGCCGTGGCCTTCGACCCCATCGGCAGCGGCAACCTCCGCCGTGTGCGCGACCTGCGCCTGCAACGCCGGACCGCCGGACCGTTCCTCCCGGACGAATCCCTGCTGTCCATCCCGCGTCCCGCCGTGGACCGGAACAACGCCCTGGCCCGTGTCGGGGGCTGA